The Henckelia pumila isolate YLH828 unplaced genomic scaffold, ASM3356847v2 CTG_461:::fragment_3, whole genome shotgun sequence genome window below encodes:
- the LOC140872009 gene encoding NAC domain-containing protein 13-like, which translates to MNSNFPLGFRFHPTENQLIQYYLIPKVNGEKLPLDAIMDLDVYQFDPEQLPMNHCELTRDNVAFFFTESTEEDNSIRATPSGYWSAYKKHVIVFEGSNIIGFKNKYVFFNGRYPDGDETKWKIAEYRCSPTAIPTIDDNKNLVVCKVHHKINEEEEEEEDYDELLSFDEDEDENEEDDDNDDNDE; encoded by the exons ATGAACTCAAACTTTCCATTGGGGTTTCGGTTCCACCCGACGGAGAATCAATTGATACAATATTATTTGATTCCGAAGGTAAACGGCGAAAAGCTGCCTCTTGATGCTATCATGGATCTTGATGTGTACCAATTTGATCCCGAACAACTTCCGATGA ATCACTGTGAACTTACGAGGGACAATGTAGCCTTCTTCTTCACTGAAAGTACCGAAGAAGATAATTCGATAAGAGCTACACCGAGTGGTTACTGGAGCGCATACAAAAAACATGTCATCGTTTTCGAAGGAAGTAACATTATTGGATTCAAGAACAAATATGTTTTCTTCAATGGAAGGTATCCTGATGGAGATGAAACCAAGTGGAAGATTGCTGAGTATAGGTGCAGCCCAACTGCCATTCCGACTATAGATGATAATAAA AATTTGGTGGTCTGCAAAGTCCACCACAAGATCAATgaagaagaggaagaagaagaagattacGACGAATTATTAAGTTTCGACGAGGACGAGGATGAGAACGAGGAGGACGACGACAATGACGACAACGATGAATGA